A genomic region of Caulobacter vibrioides contains the following coding sequences:
- a CDS encoding three-Cys-motif partner protein TcmP has translation MKTAGYDDWLEKANLDDHSRRKHKILREYFRQYLIVRCQLPKRERFRIAIVDGFAGAGRYNCGASGSPLIFLEELETTLELINTQRAVQGINPIEIEAMLVFNDASPDVVDLLRSRCEPLVAAVKDKPSKLHIQMRYFSDPFEVAYPAMKAVVEGGRYRSVIFNLDQYGHADVQVPTVQDIMRITASTEVFYTFAIQTLMTYLSQRDPALLERQLRHLSLSPEQLRHLDDKLLSKQEWLGAAEKTVYEALKACAPYVSPFSIRNPDGWRYWMLHLANNYRARQVYNDVLHENGELDHFGRSGLRMFNYNPANEGRLYLFKEDDRAAARNQLNSDIPKLVMEAGDVMPMSDFYESAYSATPAHKDDIHAAMLENPDLEVITPDGGVRRKGNTISVEDTIRLKLQRSFFPMFGSNPKT, from the coding sequence TTGAAGACAGCGGGCTATGACGACTGGCTCGAAAAGGCCAATCTGGACGACCACTCTCGGCGCAAGCACAAGATCCTGCGAGAGTATTTCCGGCAGTATCTGATCGTTCGCTGCCAGTTACCCAAACGAGAGCGTTTCCGCATCGCCATCGTGGATGGTTTCGCCGGCGCCGGCCGTTACAATTGCGGCGCTTCAGGTTCCCCCCTGATCTTCCTTGAAGAACTTGAAACCACCCTCGAGCTGATCAACACCCAGCGCGCAGTCCAGGGGATAAACCCCATAGAGATCGAGGCGATGTTGGTCTTCAACGACGCTTCACCCGATGTCGTCGATCTTTTGCGATCACGATGTGAGCCGCTGGTCGCGGCCGTTAAGGACAAGCCCTCCAAGCTGCACATACAGATGCGGTATTTTTCCGATCCCTTCGAAGTGGCTTATCCAGCCATGAAGGCGGTCGTTGAGGGGGGACGCTATCGCAGCGTCATATTCAATCTCGACCAGTACGGGCACGCCGACGTCCAAGTCCCCACCGTCCAGGACATCATGCGCATCACCGCGTCGACAGAGGTCTTCTATACGTTCGCCATCCAGACACTGATGACCTACTTGAGCCAGCGCGATCCGGCGCTGCTGGAGCGCCAGCTTCGCCATCTTAGCCTCTCACCCGAGCAGTTGCGGCACTTGGATGACAAGCTACTCTCTAAGCAAGAGTGGCTCGGTGCGGCCGAGAAGACAGTCTACGAAGCACTCAAGGCATGCGCGCCGTACGTGAGTCCTTTTTCGATCCGCAATCCGGACGGTTGGCGATACTGGATGCTGCATCTGGCGAACAACTACAGGGCTCGCCAAGTCTACAACGACGTCCTGCATGAAAACGGTGAGCTCGACCACTTCGGTAGGTCAGGTCTGCGGATGTTCAACTACAATCCAGCTAACGAGGGACGCCTTTATCTCTTCAAGGAGGACGACCGCGCTGCGGCTCGCAACCAGCTTAATTCGGACATTCCGAAGCTGGTCATGGAAGCTGGTGACGTCATGCCGATGAGCGACTTCTACGAGTCCGCCTACAGCGCTACGCCCGCACATAAGGACGACATTCACGCCGCTATGCTCGAAAACCCGGACTTGGAGGTGATCACGCCCGATGGCGGGGTCCGGCGAAAGGGCAACACGATCTCAGTTGAAGATACAATTCGTCTCAAGCTGCAGCGATCATTCTTCCCAATGTTCGGGTCAAATCCAAAGACCTAG
- a CDS encoding GNAT family N-acetyltransferase translates to MVALSGSTPPPARLSAPAPLSADHDLSAFDCGVAVLNDWLKQRAAKNESRFSRTYVVCEGDQVVGYYCIAAGAVERAAAPGKVRRNAPNAIPVSIIGRLAVSRTHAGQGLGADLLADALRRIAVASQSIGIGAVLVQAKDDAAKRFYLRCAEFEEYPEESRTLYLPIETVVAAFG, encoded by the coding sequence GTGGTCGCGCTGAGCGGGTCCACCCCGCCGCCGGCCAGGCTCTCCGCGCCCGCGCCGCTCTCCGCCGACCACGATCTGTCGGCCTTCGATTGCGGGGTGGCGGTGCTGAACGACTGGCTCAAGCAGCGGGCGGCCAAGAACGAGAGCCGCTTCTCTCGCACCTATGTCGTTTGCGAGGGCGACCAGGTCGTCGGCTACTACTGCATCGCCGCCGGCGCCGTGGAACGGGCCGCAGCCCCCGGCAAGGTCCGCCGCAATGCGCCCAACGCCATCCCGGTCTCGATCATCGGCCGCCTGGCCGTCAGCCGCACCCACGCCGGCCAAGGCCTGGGCGCGGACCTCCTGGCCGACGCCCTGAGGCGGATCGCCGTGGCCTCCCAGAGCATCGGCATCGGCGCGGTGCTGGTCCAGGCCAAGGACGACGCCGCCAAGCGCTTCTACCTGCGCTGCGCCGAGTTCGAGGAGTATCCGGAGGAGAGCCGGACGCTGTATCTGCCGATTGAAACGGTGGTGGCGGCGTTTGGGTAG
- a CDS encoding DUF1778 domain-containing protein, whose protein sequence is MAKTLTKAAPTAPAHGEPASGAKGSINLRIEAQTRQLIDDAAAVLGKTRTEFMIDSARAQAIDVLLDQRLFVLDAERYDAFMHALDNPPAPGPKLRALLRRTPAWSR, encoded by the coding sequence ATGGCGAAAACCCTGACCAAGGCCGCCCCGACCGCGCCGGCGCACGGTGAACCAGCGTCTGGCGCCAAGGGTTCGATCAATCTGCGGATCGAGGCCCAGACCCGGCAGTTGATCGACGACGCCGCTGCGGTGCTGGGCAAGACCCGCACCGAGTTCATGATCGACAGCGCGCGCGCCCAGGCGATCGATGTCCTGCTGGACCAGCGCCTCTTCGTGCTCGACGCCGAGCGCTACGACGCGTTCATGCACGCGCTCGACAACCCGCCGGCCCCAGGCCCCAAGCTGCGCGCCCTGTTGCGGCGCACACCCGCGTGGTCGCGCTGA
- a CDS encoding DUF5131 family protein — protein MAETQIEWTDATWNPVAGCSIVTAGCTNCYAMQMARRLEAMGVPKYDGLTRRSGKRAIWNGVVREDRAALDIPYGWRKPRKIFVNSMSDLFHGAVSEDFIVDVWRVMRETPQHNYQILTKRPERMAEVVARAIPDVLPNVWLGASVENADVVDRIDHLRAVPAAIRFISFEPLIGPVGTVDLADVHWAIVGGESGINARPIREDWIDEIYQQCDSYGTAFFFKQWGTWGKDNKKRSKKANGRVYRGRTWNEMPTALEV, from the coding sequence ATGGCCGAAACCCAGATCGAGTGGACTGACGCCACCTGGAATCCGGTCGCCGGGTGTTCCATCGTCACGGCGGGCTGCACCAATTGCTACGCTATGCAGATGGCGCGCCGACTCGAAGCTATGGGCGTGCCCAAGTACGATGGCCTCACGCGAAGAAGCGGTAAGCGGGCCATTTGGAACGGCGTCGTGCGTGAGGATCGCGCCGCGCTTGACATCCCCTATGGCTGGCGCAAGCCGCGCAAGATCTTCGTCAACTCGATGAGCGACCTGTTTCATGGCGCGGTGAGCGAGGACTTCATTGTCGATGTCTGGCGGGTCATGCGCGAGACGCCGCAACACAACTACCAGATCTTGACCAAGCGACCCGAGCGCATGGCCGAAGTCGTCGCGCGCGCCATACCCGACGTGCTGCCGAATGTTTGGTTGGGCGCCAGCGTCGAAAACGCCGATGTCGTCGATCGCATCGACCATCTGCGGGCTGTACCGGCCGCGATCCGTTTTATCTCGTTCGAACCATTGATCGGCCCGGTCGGCACCGTTGACCTTGCGGACGTCCACTGGGCGATCGTCGGTGGCGAGAGCGGCATCAATGCGCGACCTATCCGCGAGGACTGGATCGACGAAATTTACCAGCAATGCGATAGCTACGGCACCGCTTTCTTCTTTAAGCAGTGGGGCACTTGGGGCAAGGATAACAAGAAGCGTTCCAAGAAGGCTAACGGGCGCGTGTATCGTGGCCGCACCTGGAACGAGATGCCGACGGCGCTGGAGGTTTAG